A window of the Coturnix japonica isolate 7356 chromosome 12, Coturnix japonica 2.1, whole genome shotgun sequence genome harbors these coding sequences:
- the VGLL4 gene encoding transcription cofactor vestigial-like protein 4 isoform X5, protein MITLRNKTANGDYRKEHRERSRSPIERAAAPTMSLHANHMYASIPSLTMDQPLALTKNSMDATRTVGITPTLTSVERQQNRPSVITCASANNRNCNLSHCPIAHSGCGSAVPAYRRPSSTTTACDPVVEEHFRRSLGKNYKEPEPVANSVSITGSVDDHFAKALGDTWLQIKAAKDGVSSSPESASRRGQSSPSSHMVNHNHSPSVVS, encoded by the exons ATGATTACCCTGAG aAACAAGACTGCCAATGGAGATTATCGAAAGGAGCACAGAGAGAGGAGTCGCAGCCCGATAGAGAGGGCTGCTGCCCCAACCATGAGCCTTCATGCCAATCACATGTATGCCTCAATCCCAAGTCTGACCATGGATCAACCTCTCGCACTGACCAAAAACAGTATGGATGCAACCCGAACAGTTGGCATCACACCTACACTGACTTCTGTGGAACGGCAGCAG AACCGACCGTCCGTCATTACGTGTGCGTCTGCCAACAACCGGAACTGCAACCTCTCTCACTGCCCCATTGCTCACAGTGGCTGCGGTTCAGCAGTGCCTGCCTACAGAAGACCCTCTAGCA CTACCACTGCCTGTGACCCAGTGGTGGAAGAGCACTTCCGCCGAAGCCTTGGCAAGAATTACAAGGAGCCTGAGCCGGTGGCAAACTCTGTGTCCATCACAGGATCAGTCGATGACCACTTTGCCAAAGCACTTGGGGATACATGGCTTCAGATTAAAGCTGCGAAGGACGGAGTGTCGAGCAGTCCCGAGTCTGCTTCACGGCGGGGCCAGTCTTCCCCATCCTCCCACATGGTCAATCATAATCACTCGCCCTCTGTAGTCTCGTGA
- the VGLL4 gene encoding transcription cofactor vestigial-like protein 4 isoform X4: MWNFSYRNKTANGDYRKEHRERSRSPIERAAAPTMSLHANHMYASIPSLTMDQPLALTKNSMDATRTVGITPTLTSVERQQNRPSVITCASANNRNCNLSHCPIAHSGCGSAVPAYRRPSSTTTACDPVVEEHFRRSLGKNYKEPEPVANSVSITGSVDDHFAKALGDTWLQIKAAKDGVSSSPESASRRGQSSPSSHMVNHNHSPSVVS, from the exons aAACAAGACTGCCAATGGAGATTATCGAAAGGAGCACAGAGAGAGGAGTCGCAGCCCGATAGAGAGGGCTGCTGCCCCAACCATGAGCCTTCATGCCAATCACATGTATGCCTCAATCCCAAGTCTGACCATGGATCAACCTCTCGCACTGACCAAAAACAGTATGGATGCAACCCGAACAGTTGGCATCACACCTACACTGACTTCTGTGGAACGGCAGCAG AACCGACCGTCCGTCATTACGTGTGCGTCTGCCAACAACCGGAACTGCAACCTCTCTCACTGCCCCATTGCTCACAGTGGCTGCGGTTCAGCAGTGCCTGCCTACAGAAGACCCTCTAGCA CTACCACTGCCTGTGACCCAGTGGTGGAAGAGCACTTCCGCCGAAGCCTTGGCAAGAATTACAAGGAGCCTGAGCCGGTGGCAAACTCTGTGTCCATCACAGGATCAGTCGATGACCACTTTGCCAAAGCACTTGGGGATACATGGCTTCAGATTAAAGCTGCGAAGGACGGAGTGTCGAGCAGTCCCGAGTCTGCTTCACGGCGGGGCCAGTCTTCCCCATCCTCCCACATGGTCAATCATAATCACTCGCCCTCTGTAGTCTCGTGA